From the Paludisphaera mucosa genome, one window contains:
- a CDS encoding TIGR03067 domain-containing protein — protein MTLRLLAAIAMIASCSSAAWSDEDKKDTLEGTWLASKAELGGTALPEEFLKAIKLDVKGENYTVTLGPQTDKGTCKLDPAAKPKAVDITGVDGPNKGKTILAIYERDGDTLRICYELGAKGRPTEFKTTTGSRLFLAEYQLQKP, from the coding sequence ATGACGCTCAGACTTCTCGCCGCAATCGCGATGATCGCCTCATGCTCGTCGGCCGCGTGGAGCGACGAGGACAAGAAAGATACTCTCGAGGGCACCTGGCTGGCGTCGAAGGCCGAACTCGGCGGGACGGCGTTGCCCGAAGAATTCTTGAAGGCCATCAAGCTGGACGTGAAGGGCGAGAATTACACGGTGACCCTCGGCCCGCAGACGGACAAGGGGACCTGCAAGCTGGACCCGGCCGCGAAGCCCAAGGCGGTGGACATCACCGGCGTCGACGGCCCCAACAAGGGCAAGACGATCCTGGCCATCTACGAACGCGACGGCGACACCCTGCGGATCTGCTACGAACTCGGCGCCAAGGGCCGTCCGACCGAATTCAAGACCACGACGGGGTCTCGCCTGTTCCTGGCCGAGTACCAGCTGCAGAAGCCCTGA
- a CDS encoding 30S ribosomal protein THX, which yields MGKGDRRSRRGKVSRGTYGKKRPKPETLKKTKAATAAAAAAAPAQA from the coding sequence ATGGGCAAGGGCGACAGGCGGAGCAGGCGCGGCAAGGTTTCCCGGGGCACGTACGGCAAGAAGCGGCCCAAGCCGGAGACGCTGAAGAAGACCAAGGCGGCGACCGCCGCCGCGGCCGCGGCGGCCCCGGCGCAGGCCTGA
- a CDS encoding DUF1549 and DUF1553 domain-containing protein, whose product MPRRRVGPMIATCVLAAHVGCGRSTPPAGVTVASPKVASPSGAVAARPVVVPPPRTIAIDPTLFTIAAEAPGLQLLAIEKTAEGAKHDLSTGLSWRVEPAGIAAVDANGYVRPLAPGAVEVVAASDGVEARARVVVEPRTARSWDFAQDVEPILTKAGCNTGGCHGKADGQNGFHLSLFGYDPDGDQVALARDAGQRRVSPFDPERSLVVLKAIGEAPHGGGRRLAVGSSEYQTLVEWIRAGAPRTLGPPRAAVARLVIEPSSAMMSEPGRRQLRVIAEHADGGRRDVTRQAIYKTLDDSTAVVDAQGRAELLHRGEADLVVRLGPLVETFRLSAPVNPDLTFDFAKLPRTNLIDEQLFKRLQALKVPPSPPATDAAFLRRVSLDLTGSTPSPEEVRRFLADADPEKRSKLVDSLLKRPEFVQFWRIKFGDLLQISAARQGNGAYRYQEWLDARLIDHTPWDLVVRKLLTALGDPNDQESGGPVNYAVDALEPTIAAEQTAQRFLGLRMRCAQCHDHPFDVWTQDDYYGLAAFFARVQRTGQGMGGMMMASRTGISVNPAGFVNHLRTGRPVAPRLLDGKPATIAEGGDPRVALADWITSKDNPYFARATVNWVWSQFFGKGIVDPADDLSRANPPVHPELLDALAARFVERKYDLRDLIRTVATSQAYGLSSATVAGNEKDARWFSHHTPRPLSAHQMADALAQATDVPNRFPGASATRRAIRVTDPGVASPILDTFGRCPRTTACASVQTAPLSLKQSLLLIGGDVIESKVGSLNGYLAAALKLELEPEELVENLYFRTLCRPPTSEESSRWTAELKQASSINEAAQDLFWALLNSREFAFNH is encoded by the coding sequence ATGCCCCGCCGCCGGGTCGGTCCCATGATAGCGACCTGCGTCCTGGCCGCCCACGTCGGTTGCGGGCGATCCACGCCGCCGGCCGGCGTGACGGTCGCCTCGCCGAAAGTCGCCTCGCCGTCGGGGGCCGTCGCGGCCAGGCCGGTCGTCGTCCCTCCGCCGAGGACGATCGCGATCGACCCGACGCTCTTTACGATAGCGGCCGAGGCCCCGGGCCTGCAACTCCTCGCGATCGAGAAGACGGCCGAAGGCGCGAAACACGATCTCTCCACCGGCCTTTCCTGGCGCGTCGAGCCGGCGGGAATCGCGGCGGTCGACGCGAACGGCTACGTCCGTCCCCTCGCCCCCGGCGCGGTCGAGGTCGTGGCCGCTTCCGACGGCGTCGAGGCCCGCGCCCGGGTCGTCGTCGAGCCCCGAACGGCTCGTTCCTGGGACTTCGCGCAGGACGTCGAGCCGATCCTGACGAAGGCCGGTTGCAACACCGGCGGTTGCCACGGCAAGGCCGACGGCCAGAACGGCTTCCACCTGTCCCTCTTCGGCTACGACCCCGACGGCGACCAGGTCGCACTGGCGCGCGACGCCGGCCAGCGGCGCGTCTCTCCCTTCGACCCCGAGCGCAGCCTGGTCGTCTTGAAGGCGATCGGCGAGGCCCCCCACGGCGGCGGCCGACGGCTGGCGGTCGGGTCGTCGGAGTATCAGACGCTCGTCGAGTGGATCCGCGCCGGCGCGCCGCGAACCCTCGGGCCGCCCCGGGCGGCGGTCGCCAGGCTGGTGATCGAACCCTCGTCCGCCATGATGTCCGAGCCCGGGCGCCGGCAGTTGCGGGTGATCGCCGAGCACGCCGACGGCGGGCGTCGCGACGTGACGCGACAGGCGATCTACAAGACCCTCGACGACTCCACCGCCGTGGTCGACGCCCAGGGCCGGGCCGAACTGCTCCACCGCGGCGAGGCCGACCTGGTCGTCCGGCTCGGCCCGCTGGTGGAGACGTTCCGGCTCTCCGCCCCGGTCAATCCCGACCTGACGTTCGATTTCGCGAAGCTCCCGCGGACGAACCTGATCGACGAGCAACTGTTCAAGCGGTTGCAGGCCCTGAAGGTCCCGCCTAGCCCGCCGGCGACCGACGCGGCCTTCTTGCGACGCGTCTCGCTGGATTTGACGGGGAGCACGCCATCGCCCGAGGAGGTGCGCCGCTTCCTGGCCGACGCCGACCCCGAGAAGCGGTCGAAGCTCGTCGACAGTCTGCTGAAGCGCCCGGAGTTCGTCCAGTTCTGGCGGATCAAGTTCGGCGACCTGTTGCAGATCAGCGCGGCACGCCAAGGGAACGGGGCTTACCGCTATCAGGAATGGCTCGACGCCCGGCTGATCGACCACACCCCCTGGGACTTGGTCGTCCGAAAACTGTTGACCGCCCTCGGCGACCCGAACGACCAGGAGTCGGGGGGGCCGGTCAACTACGCGGTCGACGCCCTCGAGCCGACGATCGCCGCCGAGCAGACAGCCCAGCGCTTCCTGGGACTCCGGATGCGCTGCGCCCAGTGTCACGACCATCCCTTCGACGTCTGGACGCAGGATGATTACTACGGCCTCGCCGCCTTCTTCGCCCGCGTCCAGCGGACGGGGCAGGGGATGGGCGGGATGATGATGGCGAGCCGGACGGGGATCAGCGTCAATCCGGCCGGGTTCGTAAATCACCTCCGAACAGGCAGGCCCGTCGCGCCGCGGCTGCTCGACGGCAAGCCGGCGACGATCGCCGAGGGCGGCGATCCTCGGGTCGCGCTGGCGGACTGGATCACCTCGAAGGACAACCCCTATTTCGCCCGCGCGACGGTCAACTGGGTCTGGTCGCAATTCTTCGGCAAGGGGATCGTCGACCCCGCCGACGACCTGAGCCGGGCGAACCCGCCGGTCCACCCCGAGCTGCTCGACGCCCTGGCCGCGCGGTTCGTCGAACGGAAGTACGACCTCCGCGACCTGATCCGGACGGTCGCGACCTCGCAGGCGTACGGCCTCTCGTCGGCCACCGTGGCCGGCAACGAGAAGGACGCGCGGTGGTTCTCGCACCACACGCCCCGGCCGCTCTCGGCCCACCAGATGGCCGACGCCCTGGCGCAGGCGACGGACGTCCCCAATCGCTTCCCGGGCGCATCGGCGACCCGGCGGGCGATCCGCGTGACCGACCCCGGCGTCGCGAGCCCGATCCTGGACACGTTCGGCCGCTGTCCGCGGACGACCGCCTGCGCCTCGGTGCAGACCGCGCCGCTGAGCCTCAAGCAATCGCTGCTGTTGATCGGCGGCGACGTCATCGAGAGCAAGGTGGGGAGCCTCAACGGCTACCTGGCGGCGGCGCTCAAGCTGGAGCTGGAGCCCGAGGAGCTGGTGGAGAACCTCTACTTCCGCACGCTCTGCCGGCCGCCCACCTCGGAGGAGTCGTCGCGGTGGACGGCCGAGCTGAAGCAGGCCTCCTCGATCAACGAGGCGGCCCAGGACCTCTTCTGGGCGCTCCTCAACTCGCGGGAATTCGCGTTCAATCATTGA
- a CDS encoding DUF1501 domain-containing protein produces the protein MPSKSRIIACSGPSRRAILKAGALGFLGLGLDEAFRLRALGEGPSTKPAAARNCILIWLAGGASHIDTFDPKPDAPADVRGDFKPIATSVAGVQVSEVLPNLARILDRVTLIRSMTSPESDHDRASHHLLTGYRPSPAQVYPSYGSVVSKWREASRGLLPPYVAVPDPPSSSMSGYLTPAYDPFAVSGDPNQENFRVSNLSPPDKLTLERLLRRRAMVKSLDDFARDVPPTPLTRSRDQFADQAYSLMTSSAAQAAFRLGDESADVRTRYGRNTFGQSCLLARRLVEAGVSFVTVNDRGPGPLGWDTHAQNFPMIKDTLAPALDQGLAALIADLGERGLLDDTLVVMMGEFGRTPKINANAGRDHHGRANSVLLAGAGIPAGLVLGKTDANGDSPTERPVTPADLASVLYTKLGIDPEHKYEAPDGRPIRLVEGATPPRELL, from the coding sequence ATGCCGTCGAAATCGCGAATCATCGCCTGCTCGGGCCCCTCGCGGCGCGCGATCCTGAAGGCCGGCGCGCTCGGATTCCTGGGCCTGGGTCTCGACGAGGCGTTCCGCCTGCGGGCGCTCGGCGAAGGGCCGTCGACCAAACCGGCCGCCGCGCGCAACTGCATCCTGATCTGGCTCGCGGGGGGCGCGTCGCACATCGATACGTTCGACCCCAAGCCCGACGCGCCCGCCGACGTCCGCGGCGACTTCAAGCCGATCGCCACGTCGGTCGCCGGCGTGCAGGTCAGCGAGGTGCTGCCGAACCTGGCCAGGATCCTCGACCGGGTCACGCTGATCCGCAGCATGACCTCGCCCGAGTCCGACCACGACCGGGCCTCGCACCACCTGCTGACGGGCTATCGGCCCTCGCCGGCCCAGGTCTACCCCAGCTACGGCAGCGTCGTCTCCAAGTGGCGCGAGGCGAGCCGGGGCCTCTTGCCGCCGTACGTCGCCGTCCCCGATCCGCCTTCGTCGTCGATGAGCGGGTACCTGACGCCGGCGTACGACCCGTTCGCGGTCTCGGGCGACCCGAACCAGGAGAACTTCCGCGTCAGCAACCTTTCTCCGCCCGACAAGCTGACGCTCGAACGCCTGCTGCGACGCCGGGCGATGGTCAAGAGCCTCGACGACTTCGCGCGCGACGTCCCGCCCACCCCGCTGACGCGCAGCCGCGACCAGTTCGCCGACCAGGCCTACAGCCTGATGACGTCGAGCGCGGCCCAGGCGGCGTTCCGGCTGGGGGACGAGTCGGCCGACGTTCGCACCCGCTACGGCCGCAACACGTTCGGCCAGTCGTGCCTGCTGGCCCGACGGCTCGTCGAGGCCGGCGTCTCGTTCGTCACGGTCAACGATCGCGGCCCCGGCCCGCTGGGCTGGGACACCCACGCGCAGAACTTCCCGATGATCAAGGACACGCTGGCCCCGGCGCTCGACCAGGGCCTCGCCGCCCTGATCGCCGATCTCGGGGAACGCGGCCTGCTCGACGACACGCTCGTCGTGATGATGGGCGAGTTCGGCCGCACGCCCAAGATCAACGCCAACGCCGGCCGCGACCATCACGGCCGCGCCAACAGCGTGCTGCTGGCCGGGGCGGGCATTCCCGCGGGGCTCGTCCTCGGCAAGACCGACGCGAACGGCGACTCGCCGACCGAACGCCCCGTCACGCCGGCCGACCTGGCGAGCGTGCTCTATACCAAGCTCGGGATCGACCCCGAGCACAAGTACGAGGCCCCCGACGGCCGGCCGATCCGGCTCGTCGAGGGCGCGACGCCGCCCCGGGAATTGCTCTGA
- a CDS encoding four-helix bundle copper-binding protein — translation MVRRELLTVMGAGAAGLMMTGSARADDQDEKKKEHHAHMKTMGECAMICDMTSAHCLMELGKDATENRDLHAKVAAITNDCQTFCVQAVTLMARHSLLAMHAHKACADACRDCAAACDKGQGEMMKKCAEICRECERACRACCSATA, via the coding sequence ATGGTACGTCGCGAGCTTCTGACCGTGATGGGCGCCGGGGCGGCCGGCCTGATGATGACCGGGTCGGCGAGGGCCGACGATCAGGACGAGAAGAAGAAGGAGCACCACGCCCACATGAAGACCATGGGCGAGTGCGCCATGATCTGCGACATGACTTCCGCCCACTGCCTGATGGAGCTGGGGAAGGACGCCACCGAGAATCGCGACCTGCACGCCAAGGTGGCCGCGATCACCAACGACTGCCAGACATTCTGCGTCCAGGCCGTCACGCTGATGGCGCGTCACAGCCTCCTGGCGATGCACGCCCACAAGGCCTGCGCCGACGCCTGTCGCGACTGCGCCGCGGCCTGCGACAAGGGCCAGGGCGAGATGATGAAGAAGTGCGCCGAGATCTGCCGCGAGTGCGAGCGGGCCTGCCGCGCCTGCTGCTCCGCGACGGCCTGA
- a CDS encoding YjhG/YagF family D-xylonate dehydratase, translating into MPIDDASEIPEWRSLVDSPEVDWNAVATNAEGPSGALPLTDEMLRLWPSGDLFGLSQNAGMGWTPSETARDPYLILSTQGGLRAADGSPIALGYHTGHWEIGLLVKEAAEELKRLGTVPFAAMVSDPCDGRSQGTTGMMDSLPFRNDAAIVFRRLIRSLPLRKGVLGVATCDKGLPAMMLALAGMPRLPSVLVPGGVTLPPRVGEDAGKIQTIGARYAHGEIDLQAAADAGCRACASPGGGCQFLGTAATAQVVGEALGMSLPHSALAPSGQPVWLDMARRSARALVGLARHGLTSRHVVTDAAVRNAMIVHAAFGGSTNLLLHIPAIAHAAGLRRPDVGDWHEINTRVPRLVSVLPNGPIHHPTVRVFLAGGVPEVMLHLRGLGLLDETVLTASGTTLGRLLDWWRASERRKRSRDRLYQEDGVDPDDVVMSPARALERGLTSTVTFPRGNLAPHGSIIKSTAIDPGVVDADGVYRKLGPTRVFTREHDAVAAIKGQAEVPIRAGDVVVLIGRGPLGAGMEEIYQVTSALKHLPFGKEVAVLTDARFSGVSTGACIGHVSPEALAGGPLGKVRDGDLIRIVVDRVKLEGTVDMVGDEGVDVGAGEGGRILAGRSTHPLLSPDPDLPDDARLWAALQEVSGGVWGGCVYDVDAILAALRRGMAPSSKADSADDVGRKV; encoded by the coding sequence ATGCCGATCGATGACGCGTCGGAAATCCCGGAATGGCGCAGCCTCGTCGACTCGCCCGAAGTCGATTGGAACGCCGTCGCCACCAACGCCGAAGGGCCGTCGGGCGCCCTGCCGCTGACCGACGAGATGCTCCGGCTCTGGCCGTCCGGCGACCTCTTCGGGCTCTCGCAGAACGCCGGCATGGGCTGGACGCCGTCGGAAACGGCCCGCGACCCCTATCTGATTCTGAGCACCCAGGGAGGCCTCCGCGCCGCCGACGGCTCGCCGATCGCGCTAGGCTATCACACGGGCCACTGGGAGATCGGCCTGCTGGTGAAGGAGGCCGCGGAGGAGCTGAAGCGCCTCGGGACGGTCCCCTTCGCGGCCATGGTCTCCGACCCCTGCGACGGCCGCTCGCAGGGGACGACGGGGATGATGGACAGCCTACCGTTCCGCAACGACGCGGCGATCGTCTTCCGCCGCCTGATCCGTTCGCTGCCGCTGCGGAAGGGCGTCCTGGGGGTCGCGACCTGCGACAAGGGGCTGCCGGCCATGATGCTGGCGCTCGCGGGGATGCCTCGGCTGCCTTCGGTGCTGGTCCCGGGCGGCGTCACGCTGCCGCCCCGGGTCGGCGAGGACGCGGGCAAGATCCAGACCATCGGCGCGCGCTACGCCCACGGCGAGATCGACCTGCAGGCCGCCGCCGACGCCGGCTGTCGCGCCTGCGCCAGCCCCGGCGGCGGCTGCCAGTTTTTGGGGACCGCCGCGACGGCCCAGGTCGTCGGCGAGGCGCTCGGGATGTCGCTGCCGCACTCGGCGCTCGCCCCCTCGGGCCAGCCCGTCTGGCTCGACATGGCGCGGCGGTCGGCTCGCGCGCTCGTCGGGCTCGCCCGCCACGGCCTGACGTCGCGGCACGTCGTGACCGACGCGGCCGTCCGCAACGCCATGATCGTGCACGCGGCGTTCGGAGGCTCGACGAACCTGCTGCTGCACATCCCGGCGATCGCCCACGCCGCGGGCCTCCGCCGGCCGGACGTCGGCGACTGGCACGAGATCAACACCCGCGTCCCCCGGCTGGTCAGCGTCCTGCCCAACGGGCCGATCCACCACCCGACCGTCCGCGTCTTCCTGGCGGGGGGCGTCCCCGAGGTCATGCTGCACCTGCGCGGGCTCGGGCTGCTCGACGAGACGGTCCTCACCGCCTCGGGGACGACCCTGGGACGGCTTCTGGACTGGTGGCGGGCGAGCGAGCGGCGCAAGCGTTCGCGGGATCGGCTGTATCAGGAGGACGGGGTCGACCCGGACGACGTCGTCATGAGCCCCGCGCGGGCGCTGGAGCGCGGCCTCACGAGCACCGTGACCTTCCCTCGCGGCAACCTCGCGCCGCACGGGTCGATCATCAAGAGCACGGCCATCGACCCGGGCGTGGTCGACGCCGACGGCGTCTACCGCAAGCTCGGGCCCACGCGGGTGTTCACGCGAGAGCACGACGCGGTCGCGGCGATCAAGGGGCAGGCCGAGGTCCCGATCCGCGCGGGGGACGTCGTCGTCCTCATCGGCCGCGGCCCCCTGGGGGCGGGGATGGAGGAAATCTACCAGGTGACGTCGGCGCTGAAGCACCTGCCGTTCGGCAAGGAGGTCGCCGTCCTGACCGACGCCCGGTTCTCGGGGGTCTCGACCGGGGCCTGCATCGGCCACGTCAGCCCCGAGGCGCTCGCCGGCGGGCCGCTGGGCAAGGTCCGCGACGGCGACCTGATCCGGATCGTCGTCGATCGGGTCAAGCTCGAAGGGACCGTCGACATGGTCGGGGACGAAGGGGTGGACGTCGGGGCGGGGGAGGGGGGGCGGATCCTCGCCGGGCGATCGACGCACCCGTTGCTCTCGCCGGATCCCGACCTTCCCGACGACGCACGGCTCTGGGCGGCCCTCCAGGAGGTCTCGGGCGGGGTCTGGGGCGGCTGCGTCTACGACGTCGACGCGATCCTCGCGGCGCTCCGGCGCGGGATGGCTCCAAGTTCGAAGGCCGATTCGGCCGATGATGTCGGTAGAAAGGTGTGA